A window of the Bradyrhizobium diazoefficiens genome harbors these coding sequences:
- a CDS encoding ABC transporter permease, whose translation MSQYVLRRLMIAIPSLLGISLVLFVVLALAPGDPFSELATNPNVPPEVQAALRARFGLDDPIYLRYLHWLNAMLHGDWGFSFVSRMNVDTLILQRLPTTLYVIGSAQILALLIAIPVGVYAATKPYSLFDRIANTLAFVGFSLPTFFTGILFILIFSVTLDWLPFVYTTDIKATGIHYALEMIRQAIMPVAVLGLFQAASMTRFVRSAMLDVIRLDYVTTARAKGLGQAKVIVKHVMRNAMIPVVTLIALQLPAVFGGAIVTEQIFRIPGIGSLLISSILSNDTPVVMAVTFVFACLVVLFNLIADVLYGWLDPRISLR comes from the coding sequence ATGAGTCAGTACGTCCTGCGTCGTCTGATGATCGCGATTCCGAGCCTGCTCGGAATCTCGCTCGTCCTGTTCGTCGTCCTGGCGCTTGCGCCAGGCGATCCCTTTAGCGAGCTTGCGACCAACCCGAACGTGCCGCCCGAAGTGCAAGCCGCGCTTCGGGCCAGGTTCGGCCTCGACGATCCGATCTACCTTCGCTATCTGCACTGGCTCAACGCCATGCTGCATGGCGACTGGGGCTTTTCCTTTGTCAGCCGGATGAACGTCGATACGCTCATCCTCCAACGCTTGCCGACCACGCTCTACGTGATCGGCTCGGCGCAGATTCTGGCGCTCCTCATCGCGATTCCCGTCGGCGTTTATGCGGCGACGAAGCCCTATTCGCTGTTCGACCGAATCGCGAACACGCTCGCCTTCGTCGGCTTCTCGCTGCCGACCTTCTTCACCGGCATCCTGTTCATCCTGATCTTCTCGGTCACGCTGGACTGGCTGCCCTTCGTCTACACGACCGACATCAAGGCCACCGGCATCCACTATGCGCTGGAAATGATCCGGCAGGCGATCATGCCGGTGGCGGTGCTCGGCCTGTTCCAGGCAGCGTCGATGACGCGCTTCGTGCGCTCGGCGATGCTCGACGTGATCCGGCTCGACTACGTCACCACGGCGCGCGCCAAGGGCCTCGGACAGGCCAAGGTCATCGTCAAGCATGTGATGCGCAACGCCATGATCCCGGTCGTCACGTTGATCGCGCTGCAGTTGCCTGCCGTGTTCGGCGGCGCCATCGTCACCGAGCAGATTTTTCGCATTCCCGGCATCGGCTCGCTGCTGATCTCCTCCATTCTCTCCAATGACACCCCGGTCGTGATGGCCGTGACCTTTGTGTTCGCCTGTCTGGTGGTGCTCTTTAATCTCATCGCGGATGTGCTGTATGGCTGGCTTGACCCTCGCATCTCCCTCCGCTGA
- a CDS encoding ABC transporter permease: MAGLTLASPSAERRVYSPWRETWRRFSRHKLAVVSGFLLLVLILAVVVGPFLWRVKIDDIDIVAGLQGPSLAHPFGTDDLGQDILARMIYGGRISLAVGLAAMLVSVFIGTLIGSLAGMSRGAVGHGLMWLTDLFLSLPQLPLLLLLIYLFRDGLKQVFGPEGGIFILIVLVIGGLRWMPVARLVRAQFLSIREKEFVEAARALGASPVRQVVKHILPNALGPVIIAGTIDVAAAIIAESTLSFLGLGFPPDTPTWGRLLYDAKDFLDIGPHWALFPGGAIFIAVVAINFIGDGLRDALDARRVI, encoded by the coding sequence ATGGCTGGCTTGACCCTCGCATCTCCCTCCGCTGAGCGGCGCGTCTACTCGCCCTGGCGCGAGACGTGGCGGCGCTTCAGCCGCCACAAGCTTGCCGTCGTCAGTGGGTTCCTGCTCCTCGTCCTGATTCTGGCGGTGGTGGTCGGCCCCTTCCTCTGGCGGGTCAAGATCGACGACATCGATATCGTTGCGGGCCTGCAGGGGCCGTCGCTCGCCCATCCCTTCGGCACCGACGATCTCGGGCAGGACATCCTCGCCCGCATGATCTATGGCGGCCGCATCTCGCTCGCGGTCGGGCTCGCCGCGATGCTGGTCTCGGTGTTCATCGGCACGCTGATTGGTTCGCTCGCCGGCATGTCGCGCGGTGCGGTCGGGCACGGACTGATGTGGCTCACCGACCTGTTCTTGTCGCTGCCGCAATTGCCGCTGCTGCTGCTGCTGATCTATCTCTTCCGCGACGGGTTGAAGCAGGTGTTCGGCCCGGAGGGCGGCATCTTCATCCTGATCGTCCTCGTGATCGGAGGCCTGCGCTGGATGCCGGTGGCGCGCCTCGTGCGTGCGCAGTTCCTGTCGATCCGCGAGAAGGAGTTCGTCGAGGCCGCGCGTGCGCTCGGTGCGAGCCCGGTGCGGCAGGTGGTGAAGCACATCCTGCCCAATGCGCTCGGTCCGGTGATCATCGCCGGCACCATCGACGTTGCCGCCGCGATCATCGCGGAATCGACGCTGTCCTTCCTCGGCCTCGGCTTTCCGCCTGATACCCCGACGTGGGGCCGGCTGCTGTACGATGCCAAGGACTTTCTCGACATCGGCCCGCACTGGGCCTTGTTTCCCGGCGGCGCGATCTTCATTGCGGTGGTCGCCATCAACTTCATCGGCGACGGTCTGCGTGACGCGCTCGATGCGCGACGGGTGATCTGA